The following proteins come from a genomic window of Macaca thibetana thibetana isolate TM-01 chromosome 15, ASM2454274v1, whole genome shotgun sequence:
- the PIERCE1 gene encoding piercer of microtubule wall 1 protein isoform X1 produces MAEESPRACAEPVEPKATAPPERTSDYYRVSADLPGRFNNPGWFRGYRTQKAISVYTTSNQAYGSRAPTVHEMPKVFYPNSNKFSQQLAAGGMFRNNTLNVYLEKSVVTGPDNYVTSCDRLNFHPSYNIHRPSICD; encoded by the exons ATGGCGGAGGAAAGCCCCAGAGCGTGCGCGGAGCCTGTGGAGCCCAAGGCCACGGCCCCGCCTGAGAGGACCAGCGACTACTACCGCGTAAGCGCGGACCTGCCGGGCAGGTTCAACAACCCAGGGTGGTTCCGGGGCtacag GACCCAGAAGGCTATCTCGGTGTACACGACCAGTAACCAGGCTTATGGGAGCAGAGCCCCCACCGTGCACGAGATGCCC AAAGTATTTTATCCAAATTCGAATAAATTTTCCCAACAACTTGCAGCGGGCGGCATGTTCCGGAACAACACTCTCAATGTTTACCTGGAGAAAAGCGTCGTGACTGGCCCTGATAACTACGTCACCTCCTGTGACCGGCTCAACTTCCACCCCAGTTACAACATCCACAGGCCGTCCATCTGCGATTGA
- the PIERCE1 gene encoding piercer of microtubule wall 1 protein isoform X2 → MAEESPRACAEPVEPKATAPPERTSDYYRVSADLPGRFNNPGWFRGYRTQKAISVYTTSNQAYGSRAPTVHEMPRAACSGTTLSMFTWRKAS, encoded by the exons ATGGCGGAGGAAAGCCCCAGAGCGTGCGCGGAGCCTGTGGAGCCCAAGGCCACGGCCCCGCCTGAGAGGACCAGCGACTACTACCGCGTAAGCGCGGACCTGCCGGGCAGGTTCAACAACCCAGGGTGGTTCCGGGGCtacag GACCCAGAAGGCTATCTCGGTGTACACGACCAGTAACCAGGCTTATGGGAGCAGAGCCCCCACCGTGCACGAGATGCCC CGGGCGGCATGTTCCGGAACAACACTCTCAATGTTTACCTGGAGAAAAGCGTCGTGA
- the MRPS2 gene encoding 28S ribosomal protein S2, mitochondrial: MATVPAALPRMLGAGARAPSRWLGFLGKATSGPARWSRRTLGSAATPVIRESEDGTGDTGRAAESDFNDKILNEPLKHSDFFNVKELFSVRSLFDARVHLGHKAGCRHRFMEPYIFGNRLDQDIIDLEQTAAHLQLALNFTAHVAYRKGIILFISRNRQFSYLIENTARHCGEYAHTRYFKGGLLTNAPLLFGPAVRLPDLIIFLHTLNTVFEPHVAVRDAAKMSIPTVGIVDTNCNPCLITYPIPGNDDSPPAVHLYCRLFQTTITRAKEKRRQVEALYRLQAQKEPGAQGPAHPPGADVSRSL; encoded by the exons ATGGCGACCGTCCCGGCCGCGCTGCCCCGAATGCTCGGCGCGG GTGCCCGGGCGCCGTCGCGCTGGCTGGGATTCCTCGGGAAGGCGACCTCCGGACCTGCTCGGTGGAGCCGCAGGACGCTTGGAAGCGCTGCGACCCCTGTGATCCGCGAGTCCGAGGACGGCACCGGTGACACTGGGCGCGCAGCCGAGTCAG ATTTCAACGACAAGATTCTGAATGAGCCCCTCAAGCACTCTGACTTCTTCAATGTCAAGGAACTGTTTTCCGTGAGAAGCCTCTTTGATGCCCGAGTGCATCTGGGACACAAAGCTGGCTGTCGGCACAG GTTTATGGAGCCATACATCTTTGGGAACCGCCTGGACCAGGACATCATCGACCTGGAACAGACAGCCGCGCACCTccagctggccttgaacttcacCGCCCATGTGGCCTACCGCAAGGGCATCATCTTGTTCATAAGCCGCAACCGGCAGTTCTCGTACCTGATTGAGAACACGGCCCGCCACTGTGGCGAGTACGCCCACACTCGCTACTTCAAGGGCGGCCTGCTGACCAACGCGCCCCTCCTCTTTGGCCCCGCAGTCCGCCTGCCGGACCTCATCATCTTCCTGCACACGCTCAACACCGTCTTTGAGCCGCACGTGGCCGTGAGAGACGCAGCCAAGATGAGCATCCCCACGGTGGGTATCGTGGACACcaactgcaacccctgcctcatCACCTACCCCATACCCGGCAACGACGACTCCCCGCCGGCCGTGCACCTCTACTGCAGGCTCTTCCAGACGACCATCACCCGGGCCAAGGAGAAGCGGCGGCAGGTTGAGGCTCTGTATCGCCTGCAGGCCCAGAAGGAGCCCGGGGCCCAGGGGCCAGCCCACCCTCCTGGGGCCGACGTGAGCCGTTCCCTGTGA